A window of Pan paniscus chromosome X, NHGRI_mPanPan1-v2.0_pri, whole genome shotgun sequence genomic DNA:
CAAAGAGTTTCTAAAAGCTGAGCAACAAAAGATAACCCAGTAGAAAAACGGATAAAAGATATGAGCAGCCcagcggggcgcagtggctcacacctgtaaccctagcactttgggaggctgaggcaggcagatcacctgaggtcaggagtttgagaccagcctggccaaagtggtgaaacccccatctctactaaaaatacaaaaattggccaggtacagtggctcacacctgtaatcccagcactttgggaggccaaggcaggtggatcacgtgaggtcaggagttcgagaccagcctggccaacatggtgaaaccccatctctactaaaaatacaaaaattagccgagcgtggtgacaggcgcctgtagtcccagctactagggaggctgaggcaggagaatcgcttgaacccaggaggcagaggttgcagtgagctgagatcacgccactgcactccagtctgggcgagaagagcaaaactctgtctcaaaaaaaaaaaaaaaatatatatatatatatacacatacacacacacacacacacacacacacacacacacacatacatatacatatacacacctatacatatacatatatatatatgatatgagcAGCCCATTCAGAAGCAGAACTAAAAAAGGTCCTTAAAGCCTCAGGAAAGATGTTTAAGCTCACTCTTAACAGAGAACTGCATGGCCTAGCGAATGACAAAAACCCAAACGGGCTTTCCCACCTCCTCCTTGGCAAGGCTAGGGAAatagggggtggggagagatgggAAACCAAGCTCCAAGGAGGAAGGGGCTCAGGTACCATCTACCCCATCGCCCATGCTCAGTGGTGTCACTTCTCAGAATCTATGCCAAAGATAACGCACGACTAATGCACAAGGATTTTTACTATGCCATTATTTATGGTAACAAAAAGatgggaaacaacccaaatgtccatcaatagtgaCTGGTTAAATACACATCGGTCTGGCTGCAAAATGGAATAGCATGCAGCCCAAAAGGAGAGCACCCGTGTGCATGGTAAGAGGGCAGCACTCCCAGGGCACAGCGGCGGGCGGGTCGGTGTCCGGTGGGAGGAAGAGCTGCCACCCAGCTCTGCCAGGGGAAGCAGTTCTCCCTGAGAGCCCCAGGCCCCATTCTTGACTTCCCCAGTGCCgggtggaggaagagggagggattaGCCCGAGGCAAGTGGTTCGAGCAGACAGAAGGGAACAAAAAGAGCAGCGAGTCAGGCCTGATCCGGGCCGCATCTACCCCAAAAGAGGGGACGAGCGGATCAACAGCTGAAGCGTAAGGCGCCGCGCCCAGCTCCTGGGTGGGGCTCCAGGTGGCATCCCAGTTGTGGCCACCCAGCCCTTCATCCTGGGCTAGGCAGGCGGGAGAGGAAAGCGCAGACTGCACGGTCCCGGGCACGTCCTCGGCAGGCAGTGGCCTTGCACTGGCCGGCCCTACTCAATGCACTCCATGACATGTATCTGCAGGGTGTCCATATCAGGGGCCTGATACTGGCACTTGGGACAGCAGAAGTCAGGTGGCTCCTCGGGGGGGCTCCTCCTCTggctgggcagggccaggggagaggagaggtaggctgggaaaagagaagagtcagagggaaggggaggatggAGGGGGATGGAGACTTGGCAGGACTGTCAATGGCAGGCCTGGTCTCACAGGCCACTCATGTAAGACCAGGAGCCGCCGCTACCACGGCATGCCTCCCTTAGCCTCGGGGAAGGGGGTGGGCTACCGATGGGGTGGCCTACACGAGCTCCCGCCGTCAAGTCTCCAGAGAGCAACAGGAAGGTCGAACTGTGACCTCCCGCGGCGCAgcacctgccctccccacccacctcctcccGCAGGCCCAGTTCTCGCTCACTCACCAGGGGCGGGGGGCAAGGGGGCCTGGGAGACCTCGACATGCCGCTTCCTCATGTCCTCGATCCTTTGAAAACAGAAACCGTCCAGTCAAGGCACGCATTTCTGTAAAGCTCCTTGGCTGGACTAGTGTCAAAGCAGCTCTTGGAAGCTCAGGTGAGAGGAGAGGGACCACAGTGAGCCCTAACCCAGAACACCAGGAGCCATCCGTCTCCTGTGGTCACCACTGGCGACCCCCCAGTGTCGCACCCACTGCTCACACGGGCACGCTCTCAGAGGCCCACCTGGCCGACTCCTGACAGCTGGCCTTCAGTTTGCTGTACTCCCTCTGCAGCTGCTCCAGCTGCTCCTGCAGGAGCTCCTTCTTCTCAGCCAGCTTCTCCCGGGCCTGCCTCTCAGCCTGGAAGTCCGCCTTGTAGATATCCGCCTGGCAAATCCAACAGAAAGGGATGTGCCCGCCACAAGCCAGCCACccaccaggcactgtgccaggcaccacaGGAACAAAGCAGAACCCACTGCTGTCCTGCCAGAGCCCCCAGCGGCGCAGAGGAAACAGATACCAGTAATGTTTCCTCGTAACAGAGGAAACGGCGAGTAATGCCAAGCTCACCGAGAGGTCTAAGGAGCAGCACAAGTGGCTCAGAAGCTTACGAAAGGCCACTACAAAATGATGccaaagaggccgggtgcggtggctcacgcctgtaatcccagaactttgagagacggaggtgggcagatcacctgaggccagaagttcgagaccagctgggccaacatggtgaaaccctgtctctactaaaaatacaaaaattagacgggcatggtggcaggcgcctgtaatcccagctactcaggaggctgaggcaagagaattgtttgaacccgggaggcagaggttgcagtgagccaagatcgtgccactagtggcactccagcctgggcaacaagagcaaaactcaatctcaaaaagcaaaagcaaaaaaaaaaaaaaaaaaaaaaagacgccaAAGAGACACTCCAGGTCCCAGTGCCAGGGTGGGTCAGAGAGGAGGGCCCTCACCTGGGCCTTCAGCACCGGAACGGTCTCCATCACAATCTTGTGCTGCTCGGCCTCCTCCTTCAGCTTATCGATCACCTCCTGTTTGGCCACCAGGGCCTCCTCGGCCTGCTGGAGCTGCTGTTTGAGATCTTCCAGCTGCATTCCCTAAGGACGGGCAAGGGGAGCTGACGGAGCCTCGTCAGCCCAGGGCGAGGCTGGCTGAGAAGAACTGAGAAGGATGAAAGAGTGGCCCTGGCTGACCAGGCTGGGTGATGCCAGCCCCTGATTTGAGGGCCCATTGCAGGATCTCAGCGTGCACAGGGAGATGGCTGCGTCCTGTCACGGCCCAAAACGACAGAGGAGACGCTGAGGTTTTTTTCAGGACTGAAGAGGCCGCTGAGGTCATCTGGTACAACCTCCCAGCTGGGCCGACATTCCCTTCCCAGAATCCCCAGCTCCAcagccctcctcccacccttcacagGACACAGGCCACACCCACTCACAGCGAGCCGGTCCCGTGCCCGCCATGTGCACAGCTCAGCTGAGAGCCCTCAGTCCTTCCACTCTGCCACCTGGTCAGAGGTGCACTCCTCCCACGCAGGCATCTCCAGCCCcctgagacacacacagacacaccccaccaaCGCCCCCCTCCAGAGATTAAGTGGCCAGTTTTGTAGCTAACTCTTCCCCATGTGACCTGGCTTCAGGCTTTGTCCTTATAAATCTCCTCTGCGTACACTTACGATGGACGGTGTCCTGCTAAAATGTGATCACTAGCAAACTGCACCCAGGTTAGGTCTGATGAGGACAAACTAGGAAAAGGCTCCCAGCCAACACTGGGGTGGAAATGCTGTCGGGCTTACCTTGGCTTGGGGGAAGCTGAGCCAGGTGCCAGATGGCGATGGCTGGCAAGAGGGAATGTCCATGGAGACAAGATGTCCCCAGCCCCACAGAGGGAGCACCCCAAGGCTCTGGCCCAGCCCCCCATTAAGATGGCCTGCTGACACTCCTGAGAGCAACATCCTGGGGTTGCCATCTCCCCACAGCTTCCCTGAGCTGTCGCAGCTGCAGCCTGACACAGGTCTAAGCCAAGTCTAAGGCAGGTCTACCCATTCTCAAGGTTCAGGGCCACGGGGAGAGGAAGAGGCAAGGCCAGCCCTAGAGCCCCAGTGGCCGCACTCACTCGCTTCCGCTCACTGCCCACCACGCTGCTCTTGATGTGGTTGTCGTATTCTTGGAAGAGCTGGTGATAGGCCACCTGCAACTGGGCCAGCTTCCTCCTGAGGAAAGGGAGCTTTTGCTGGAGAAACCACCTCATGCCAGTCCAGCCACGGTGCTGCCTGCTTCCAACTCtacccccttccttccctccctcgcATCACAGGCCTGGAATGGGGTCTTCCAAGGCTGTGTGAGGACTCCTGAGGCCGTCAACTCTAAAGCAGGCTTTGGTGGGCTGGTCACCAGGCAGTTAATATCGTTTTCCTAAAAGCtagtatttttaatgtttataataaaatcgcggccagacgcagtggctcacgcccataatcccaacactttgagaagccaaggcaggaggatcgcttgagctcaggagttcaagaccagcccgggcaacatgggaaaacgccacctctaccaaaaacgcaaaaattagccaggtgtgctggcctgcgcctatagtcccagctacctgggaggatcgcttgagaccaagaGGCGGAAggtacagtaagccgagattatgccactgcactccagcctggacggtagagcaagaccctgtcttgaaaataatagtaataatacaaTGGAACTACCCTGCACTGTTCAAAACTGTGAACTTCACAAACAGCTCAGAAAGGCAGGGGAACTGTTCTAGATTAAAGGAGACTGAAAAGGCACGCCAAGCACAGGAACCTGAGGTCCCAGATTGGATGCTGGTAGAAGGGGGGGTTTGGGGGtatttttgttgtctttctgttgcccaggctggtcttggaactcccgggcttaagccatctacccactttggcctcccaaagtgttgggattacaggcgtgagccacagcacctggcctagaaGGGGTTTTAAAGGACAAGTCCCCTGATGACCTAgtggctaggaaaaaaaaaactacaaaaaaggcCACGTGTGGACACGCAGTGAAACGTGGTCTGGAGAGCAGATGGCATGACTGTATCAAAGACAAACCGGGTGTCATCATGGTCGCCTCTACCGTTAGCAAGGCTAAGGGATAGAATGGGCCCACAGCCACAGGCAGAATCTGAAGGAGTCCTCAGAAGGCAGAAACAACCATGGACCCGACACTTCTCAGCCTTtcggctaagatcaagtgtagcaCCACAGACCCTGCGGTGCGGCCCCGCCCCCGCTGACTCACTTCTCCTCCGAGGCGGCCTGGCGCTCCATGCGGAGCGCGGCCTCCACGCTCTGGCCCTGCATGCGCAGCTGGTCCACCTGCACGCTGTGCTGCTGCTGCAGCGCCTCGCGCTCACTCTCCAGCTGCCGCGCCTGCTCGCTGGCCGCCCGGGCCCTGGCACGGGGAAAGAGCAGACTCAGGGAGGACGAACGGGGGGACGGGAGGGGCTATGCGCAGGGcgtgggcggggggtgggggtcgGCTCTGAACACCCTGTGACTGCGAGCTGATGCCAGGCGGCAGGGTGGAGGCACCGTCAACAGACACGAGGACAACTGCAGGGGGCCAGGTGGGAGCAGCAGGTGAGGAGCTTTGCTTAAGACGTGTTTGCTTCAATGCAGGGGCCCAGCAGGTGACCAAGTACAGATGGCAAGGAGACCTGGAAGCCAGGGGAAGGGGGTGGTCCGAGAAAAGGATGGGGTCGCCTGCATCCCGCAGTGCTGGGGCCAGGTGAGAGGAGCCCTCGGAACTGCCCGTGGAGTTCCACGTGGGGGGCTGCTGGGGGCCCCAGCAAAAGCAGTCTCAGTGGAGGGGGTCAGGAGAGACTGCTGTTCCAAAAATGAGAGACTGCCCACCTGGGCGTGCAAGCACTGAGCTCAATGCAGACCGGGCCTCGGCCCCATCCCTGCTGCTGCCCAGAGCTCTGCTGGAGTCCCAGACGACCTGCTCGGATGCTCAGTTCCCACACCTGCCCCCCTACAGCTCCCTTAACCTCCAGTTTCCAGGGTCTGGCCTCATCCCACCACACCAAGCCCTTCCACAGCCTCACTGCAGGGACAATGGTGGGTGCATCTGTCCAGGTCCTGGGTGGCCTCTGGCCACAGGCAGACACGGCCCTTCTCCAGTCACCCCAACTCTGCCTGGCAGGCCTGGCTGCTTGGCTCTCCCCTCCGCGCCTGCCTGCATACTGCCCCCACACCCTGCACGGGTTCCCTCTGCCCATCAGAGCCTCGGTCgagctcccctcccctctgccctgcTGGCTGCCCCAAGTGCACCTTGACCGCCTACTGTGCTGGGATGGCTGGGGCCCCCCTGGCAGCTGATCCATCTGTCTGGAGGGCAGAAGCAGGACCGAATGAGAACCACAGAAACCTCCCTGCCCTTTGACCCAATGGTCCCACTCACAAGAACCAAGACCCCTTTGCAAAAGAGAGTAACCAGCAGGCCTGAGGCCACCGGCTGGCAAGGTTGGCCCTTGGCTGGTGAAGTTCCCTTGCCACAGTGACACTTTCTCTAGTGGTCAGGGCGGTCCCTGCACCTACGCCATTTGTAGGAAGAACGTGGTTGACGTGAGCACCCGCTCTGCTGCTGGGAGTCGGGGATTTAGGTACCTGCCTGGCAGAGGGCGCTGACAGGACCTGCCCCCAGTAAACACCCAGGGCGCTGAGTCTCTAGCGGGCATCCCTGGGCAGGAACATGGCCCGTGTGGGAGGCGCTTCTCACTGTGCCGCTCGCAGGGCggcgggaggctgggacagggctTCTCCAACTCCCCCCACGGCTCCTGCCCTGGCGGCTCCTGCCCTGTGCCTTTTTCCCTGTCATCAACCTCAGCCACGAGGGCGACTGTGCGCCGGTCCCAGAAGTCCTTCCAGAGAACTAGACACTGTGGGTGTGGGCTCGGGGCCCCCAAAATGCCtcctaaggaaataatccaaACTCCATCAAAGGGTCACAGAGTGCGGAGAGCCGGCTGGGACCCAGGTCCCGGATGCCTGGCCCAGACCTCTCCCGACGTCTGCCCCGACGTGTTTACGCAGCCTGCCCCGGTCTATCCTCATCAAGGAGCACCCTGGAGGCCCCTAAACCCACCTCATTGCTTTTGGAAACCCTGGAAGCGGTCTCCGGAGCCGGCTCCCCCGACTCACCGACCCTCCAGAGCCTGGCATTCCTTAGTGGCAGCCTCCAAGCGACTCTGGCTCTCCTGCAGCTCCCCGAGCAAGGACGTCACCTGGGCTTTCACAGAGGCCTTGTCCTCAGCCATCTGCTGCAGGATAAAAAGCCACTTCCTGTCAGCACTGCTTTCTCCCCAGCGGCCCACTCCTGCCATCCGCAAGCCTGGGGCAACCCGCAAGCGGCTGAGGCCTGCGCGCCATGAGGCCTTTTTTCCTGCCCTCGGCACCCCCAAACCTGGGTGCCCTAGGGCCTCATGAGCCCAAGGGCCACCCAACCCTCCCCAGCTGCCCACCTTAACCCTCTGCCACAGGGTGACACACAGATGGGGCAAAAAGAGATCCCCAAAGAGACGAAGGAGCACAAAGCTGCCTTGAGGTTGTCAACGGCTTAGTCACTGCCCCGGCAAGCAGGCCTTGAGGGCTGAACCCGGTGGCCTTGCAGCTACAGCCCCAGCAGGGgatctctctccgtctctctgaGACTTGGGACAAAAGGAGGCCAGACACGAATAGGGCAAAGTAAACACAGGCCCCAGTCCGCACCCGGGGCCGCCAGGATGGGAGAGTTTGTGCAAATCAAGAGTGGACACTGAATTTCGTTAAACACTGGGAACTGCAGAACCTCTCGGCAGGCACACTGCACTCAAACCCCTGCCCGAAGACACCCGGCCACCACCTCACGGGGCCTCTGGGAGCCTAAGGCCGCGCCCCCGGGACGCCCCAGCCCCCTTTTGAGTGAGTTCCCGTCTGGAAACGCTCAGGGCTGCCCAGAGCATTTACTGTCTGTTCCGGCCAACACCTGACCTCCCTTTCTTACAGCATTTACTACAAAGGGCTTACCCTGTCCCTTTGAGACATCTGTGTAGCACCCACAACCCAGGGGCTTTCCCGAGGGCCCCGCAGCCACTCCTTGGAAACGGAAACCTCAGGAGGCGCGGGGCCCAGTCTCCCACTCTCCACGGGGACGGAAGCATCCCAACCTTGGTAAGCACCGGCAGCTCCCACCCACGGCTGGCCTCGTGGCAAGGACGCTGGCTGCCCCGTCATCTTTCACCTGAGCCTGCACTCGCCCCC
This region includes:
- the LOC117977645 gene encoding NF-kappa-B essential modulator-like isoform X2, coding for MLRERCEELLHFQASQREEKEFLMCKFQEARKLVERLSLEKLDLKRQKEQALREVEHLKRCQQMAEDKASVKAQVTSLLGELQESQSRLEAATKECQALEGRARAASEQARQLESEREALQQQHSVQVDQLRMQGQSVEAALRMERQAASEEKRKLAQLQVAYHQLFQEYDNHIKSSVVGSERKRGMQLEDLKQQLQQAEEALVAKQEVIDKLKEEAEQHKIVMETVPVLKAQADIYKADFQAERQAREKLAEKKELLQEQLEQLQREYSKLKASCQESARIEDMRKRHVEVSQAPLPPAPAYLSSPLALPSQRRSPPEEPPDFCCPKCQYQAPDMDTLQIHVMECIE
- the LOC117977645 gene encoding NF-kappa-B essential modulator-like isoform X1, which gives rise to MLRERCEELLHFQASQREEKEFLMCKFQEARKLVERLSLEKLDLKRQKEQALREVEHLKRCQQQMAEDKASVKAQVTSLLGELQESQSRLEAATKECQALEGRARAASEQARQLESEREALQQQHSVQVDQLRMQGQSVEAALRMERQAASEEKRKLAQLQVAYHQLFQEYDNHIKSSVVGSERKRGMQLEDLKQQLQQAEEALVAKQEVIDKLKEEAEQHKIVMETVPVLKAQADIYKADFQAERQAREKLAEKKELLQEQLEQLQREYSKLKASCQESARIEDMRKRHVEVSQAPLPPAPAYLSSPLALPSQRRSPPEEPPDFCCPKCQYQAPDMDTLQIHVMECIE